A window from Bos mutus isolate GX-2022 chromosome 1, NWIPB_WYAK_1.1, whole genome shotgun sequence encodes these proteins:
- the NRROS gene encoding transforming growth factor beta activator LRRC33, whose translation MELLPLWLCLGFHFLTVEWRHRSGMVTAASQGGCELLDGVADCRGRNLASVPSDLPPSSRTLLLDANPLRTLGNNSLQRYPFLESLSLHDCYLERIGHVAFQEQARLRSLALPDNALFESYKETAAALHGLRGLRMLDLSGNSLTEDMAALMLQNLSSLESVSLARNIIMRLDESVFEGLGHLRELDLQRNYIFEIEGGAFDGLTQLRHLNLAYNNLPCLVDFSLTQLRSLNVSYNVLEWFLASGGEAAFELETLDLSHNQLLFFPLLPQCSKLHTLLLRDNNMGFYRDLYNTSSPQEMVAQFLLVDGNVTNITTVNLWEEFASSDLSSLRFLDMSQNQFQYLPDGFLKKMPSLSHLNLKQNCLVTLHIREHEPPGALVELDLSQNQLSELHLAPGLPGCLRSLQSFNLSSNQLLGVPAGLFANARNLATVDMSHNQISLCPLPASLDPGGTPGCVDFRNVASLQSLSLEDCGLEALQDCSFQGTALTHLDLSGNWGVLNGSIAPLWDVAPTLQVLSLRNVGLTSSFTELDFSAFENLRSLDLSGNALTSFPRFGGSLALQTLDLRRNLLTALPQRAVSEQLAGSLRTIYLSQNPYDCCGVEDWGALQRLHIVADLAMVTCNLSSKVIRLTELPAGVPQVCKWERVDMGLLYLVLILPSCLTLLVACTITFLTFRKPLLQVIKSRCHWSSIY comes from the exons ATGGAGCTACTGCCCCTCTGGCTCTGCCTGGGTTTTCACTTTCTGACAGTGGAATGGAGGCACCGAAGTGGAATGGTCACAGCAGCTTCGCAAGGGGGCTGTGAGTTG CTGGATGGAGTGGCTGACTGTCGAGGGCGGAACCTAGCTTCAGTGCCCAGCGATCTCCCGCCCTCCTCCCGGACGCTCCTCCTGGATGCCAACCCTCTCAGGACCCTGGGGAACAACTCGCTGCAGCGTTACCCTTTCCTGGAGAGCCTCAGTCTGCACGACTGCTACCTGGAGCGCATCGGCCACGTCGCCTTTCAGGAGCAGGCCCGCCTGCGCAGCCTGGCGCTGCCTGACAACGCCCTCTTCGAGAGCTACAAGGAGACGGCAGCCGCCCTCCACGGCCTGCGCGGTCTGCGCATGCTGGACTTGTCAGGGAACTCCCTGACGGAAGACATGGCGGCTCTCATGCTCCAGAACCTGTCTTCACTGGAGTCCGTGTCCCTGGCGAGGAACATCATCATGAGGCTCGATGAGTCCGTCTTTGAGGGCCTGGGCCACCTCAGGGAGCTGGACTTGCAGAGAAACTACATCTTTGAGATTGAGGGTGGTGCGTTTGATGGCCTGACACAACTGAGACACCTCAACCTGGCCTATAACAACCTCCCATGCCTTGTGGATTTCAGCCTCACCCAGCTGCGGTCCCTCAATGTCAGCTACAACGTCCTGGAGTGGTTCCTAGCGTCTGGGGGAGAGGCCGCCTTTGAACTGGAGACCCTGGACCTCTCTCACAATCAGCTGCTGTTCTTCCCCCTCCTGCCCCAGTGCAGCAAGCTGCACACGCTGCTGCTGCGGGACAACAACATGGGCTTCTACAGGGACCTGTACAACACCTCCTCACCACAGGAGATGGTGGCCCAGTTCCTCCTGGTGGATGGCAACGTGACCAACATCACCACCGTCAACCTCTGGGAGGAGTTCGCGTCCAGCGACCTCTCCAGTCTCCGCTTCCTGGATATGAGCCAGAACCAGTTCCAGTACCTGCCAGATGGCTTCCTTAAAAAAATGCCTTCCCTTTCCCACTTGAACCTCAAGCAGAACTGCCTGGTGACGCTCCACATCCGGGAGCATGAACCGCCAGGGGCGCTTGTGGAGTTGGACCTGAGTCAGAACCAGCTGTCAGAGCTGCACTTGGCTCCCGGGCTCCCTGGCTGCCTGAGGAGCCTCCAGTCCTTCAACCTGAGCTCCAACCAGCTCCTGGGTGTCCCCGCTGGCCTTTTTGCCAATGCCAGGAACCTCGCTACAGTTGACATGAGCCATAATCAGATCTCACTTTGTCCCCTGCCTGCAAGCTTGGACCCCGGGGGCACCCCTGGCTGTGTGGATTTCAGAAATGTGGCATCTTTGCAGAGCCTGTCCCTGGAGGACTGTGGGCTGGAGGCACTACAAGACTGCTCATTTCAGGGCACCGCTCTCACCCACTTAGACCTGTCTGGAAACTGGGGGGTTCTGAATGGAAGCATTGCCCCTCTCTGGGATGTTGCCCCCACATTACAGGTCCTGTCTCTCAGGAACGTGGGCCTCACTTCCAGCTTCACAGAGTTGGACTTCTCTGCGTTTGAGAATCTGAGGAGCTTGGACCTTTCAGGAAATGCCTTGACCAGTTTCCCAAGGTTCGGGGGCAGCCTGGCCCTGCAGACCCTGGATCTCCGCAGAAACTTGCTCACGGCCCTTCCTCAGAGGGCGGTGTCTGAGCAGCTCGCAGGAAGCCTGCGGACCATCTACCTCAGTCAGAATCCATATGACTGCTGTGGGGTGGAGGACTGGGGGGCCCTGCAGCGCCTGCACATTGTTGCCGACTTGGCCATGGTCACTTGCAACCTCTCCTCCAAGGTCATTCGCCTGACGGAGCTGCCCGCAGGCGTTCCTCAGGTTTGTAAGTGGGAGCGGGTGGACATGGGCCTGCTGTACCTCGTGCTTATCCTTCCCAGCTGCCTCACCCTGCTGGTGGCCTGCACCATCACCTTCCTCACGTTCAGGAAGCCTCTGCTGCAGGTCATCAAGAGCCGCTGCCACTGGTCCTCCATATACTGA